The following is a genomic window from Lactococcus carnosus.
TTTAAAGGTCAAGTTTATTCTGGTATGCTAATGCCCATGTTAAATGGGATGAGCTTTGTCAACTTGGCTATCGTCATCTTTGCGGGGTCAATGATTGCGCTGAATGATGCATCGATGTCAAATGCTGTAGCGCTTGGCCTAGTCGTTATGTTTGTCCAATATTCGCAACAGTACTACCAACCACTGATGCAGATTTCATCTTCATTTTCTCAATTACAGATGGCCATTACAGGTGCCCATCGTTTGCAAGAAATGTTTGATGAAAAAGAAGAAGTGAGACCTGAAAATGGCCTTGTCTTTGATGATATCAAAGAGGGTGTGCAAATCGAACATATCGATTTCAGTTATCTACCAGGTAAACCGGTTTTAAATGATGTCAGTATCGATGTTAAAAAAGGTCAGATGGTTGCAGTTGTTGGGCCAACAGGTTCAGGTAAAACGACCATTATGAACCTGATGAATCGGTTTTATGATGTTGATAGTGGTAGTATCAAATTTGATGGCGTTGATATCAGAGAGATGGATCTAGATTCATTACGTCGTGGTGTTGGGATCGTGTTACAGGATTCAGTTTTATTTAGTGGCACGATTAGAGATAACATCAGATTTGGTTTTGATGCGACGGATGAAGCCGTGATTACGGCTGCTAAGACGACGCACATTCATGAGTTTATCGAGAGCTTACCAGATAAGTATGACACATTAGTTGACGATGACGAGAGTGTCTTCTCGACAGGTCAAAAACAACAAATTTCGATTGCTCGGACGATTTTGACGAATCCTAAGCTACTCATACTAGATGAAGCAACATCAAATGTTGATACGGTTACGGAAGAACAAATTCAATGGGCCATGGAAGCTGCCATCGCTGGCCGTACATCATTTGTTATTGCCCATCGTCTCAAAACGATTCTCAATGCAGATAAAATCGTTGTCTTAAAAGATGGCGTTGTGATTGAAGAAGGGAATCATCATGAGTTACTCCAAATACCTGATGGTTTCTATTCTGAACTTTACCACAATCAATTCGTATTTGAATAATCAGTATCAGCTTTAAACTAGCTGAGATATAAGACTAAAAATCGGCAAAGTGAGTCACTTACTTTGCCGATTTTTATGTGCTAAACTTCTGCTTAGAAAGTCACAAAGCTCACTTTTTCAGGCAAAACTAGTATAAGCGACTGATGATATGGCAGGAAAAATGCTTATTGTTCTAACCTGTTTATTCTCATTTATTATGCGATATAGGCGTCAAAATAGAAATTTTATGGTAAAATGAATAGGCATGAATTTGACATTTAAGAATTGGACTTAAGATAAATATGAAAAAAATAGTAATAAATGGTGGTAAGAGAATCTCCGGGGAAGTGACGATATCAGGAGCGAAGAACTCAGTTGTTGCCCTGATTCCAGCTACGATTTTAGCGGATGACATCGTCACATTAGAGGGTGTACCAGACATTTCGGATGTGGCAAGTTTAATTGAGATTTTAGAAATCATGGGCGCTAAAGTTGCGCGTGATATCGCAGCGGGTGTGGTCGTTATTGACCCTCGTGGTGTTGAATCTAAGCCGTTACCTTATGGTAAAATCAACTCATTACGTGCCTCTTATTACTTTAATGGCTCTTTACTAGGTAAATTTGGTGAAGCGACTGTGGGATTACCTGGCGGTTGTGATTTAGGGCCAAGACCAATAGATTTACACATCAAAGCGTTTGAGGCTTTAGGTGCGCGTATGACCTTTAAAGAAAATGCCATGCATTTAACAACAGATGGTGTACGCCTGAAAGCTGCGACTATTTTTATGGATATGGTCTCAGTTGGAGCGACCATTAATACGATGCTAGCAGCAGTTAAAGCTGAAGGTCGTACCATTATTGAAAATGCAGCAAGAGAACCTGAAATTATCGATGTTGCAACCTTGTTGAATAACATGGGTGCAAAAGTTCGTGGTGCAGGAACTGACGTGATTCGTATCGATGGTGTTGAAAAACTGGGTGGTGCGCGTCATACAGTCATTCCAGACCGGATAGAAGCTGGGACTTATCTCAGTATTGCCGCAGCGTTTGGAGACGGTGTTATCGTCAATAACGTGATTTATGAGCATCTAGAGTCTTTCATCGCTAAACTTGAAGAGATGGGTGTTAAACTGATTATTCGGGATGACTCGATAGAAGTCTTAAAATCGGAAAATCTCAAAGCTGTCACGATTAAAACAGTCCCATATCCTGGATTTGCAACAGACTTACAGCAACCCATCACACCGCTGCTTCTCATGACAAATGGGCGTGGTAAGATTATTGATACCATCTATGAAAAACGGGTTAACCATGCCGCTGAACTTGCACGCATGGGGGCAACTATTTCAGCTAATAATGGTGAAGTGAGCTACCATGCACCAAATGTTTTAAGTGGTGCAGAAGTGGTTGCGACAGATTTAAGAGCTGGCGCAGCTTTGGTCAATGCAGGAATTATAGCAAGTGGTGAAACTAAGATTTCAAATGTTGAGTTCATCCTACGTGGCTATGATAATATTATCGAGAAGATGACAGCACTGGGTGTTGATATTAAATTAGTTGATGAAAACTGATTTTTATACCTAGTCACTTGATAGGCAGATAGATACAAGAGAACAAAGTAATTTGTTCTTTTTTTATTTTGGCAAATTGTAAAATTAGTTTAGCCACCCTGAAGCAAGCAAAAAACATCTGAATCTCTTATACTTGAATTGTAAGATAACAAGTAGGAAGGTATTCAGATGCAAGACCATTATAACACACGATGTAAAGAATTAACTTATCCAGAACGACAATGTATTGAACGTTGGCACAACAAAGATAAGCTCAGTAATCGTCAGATTGCACTTCTCTTAGGTAAAGCCCCTCAAACGATAAATAATGAAGTGCTATTAGGTCTGGTTCAACTTAAAACAAAGACCAAGTATTCATCAAGACGAGCTCAAGAACTGCACAAAGTCAATAAACAACATTGTGGTAGAAAATCAAAGCTGAGTTCTGACTTGAATCAAAAAATTTCAGAAGGTGTCCGAGATAAACAATCGCTTGAAGTGATTTTACAAAGTTTTATTGGTCTCGTTTGCCTCAAAACGCTCTACAACTGGCTTGAAAAGGGTTGGCTTGATGTAAAATACCATGAGTTGCTTTATCCGCACTATAAAAAGGCGAAAAAGCTCCGTAAAACACAACCGAAACGTCCGTTTGGTTTGTCTATTGAGGAACGTCCAGAGGAAATCAATAACCGTTCTGGCTTCGGTCACTGGGAGATTGATACGGTCATTTTAACAAGGGCGAAGAATGAATGCTTATTGACGTTGACAGAACGTGTGACACGCTTTGAGGTGATACGATTAATCCCAGATAAGTCAGCACGATCGGTCAATACAGCGCTTCAATCCCTACAAGAGCAGCTAGTGTTTAAGTCCATCACTTCAGACAATGGGAGAGAGTTTGCCAAGCTAGGTGAAGCAGTCACTTGTCCTGTATATTATTGCCATGCTTATGCAAGTTTTGAGAGGGGAACAAATGAAAATCACAATCGCATGATTCGCCGTTTCTTGCCTAAAGGGACAATAAAAACGACTTCGCAGGAAGTCGCTAAAATTGAAACGTGGATGAACAACTATCCAAGAAAAATGTTCAAGTATCGGACACCATCTCAGATGTTGCAGGGTGGCTAAATTAAACTTGCAATTTGCCCTTTTTTTATTTTCTTCAAATCGCTATATCTGCTTATTAATGTTTGAAGAGCGTGTGTAAAAGGTGTATAATTGTCAATGTGATAACGCTTACTTTTGGAGGTGGAGAGTTGATTAGAGACATCTATATGATTCGGCATGGGGAAACCTTATTTAATGTGCAAGGTAGAACACAAGGCTGGAGTGATTCTCCGTTAACCTTAAATGGGATCAACCAAGCCAAACGGTCAAAAACATTTTTTGAAAATTTTCCCGTTAAATTCGATGCCTATTTTTCATCTACCTCAGAGAGAGCCTGTGATACACTTGAGCTTATTTTTCCTGATACACCCTACAGGCAATTAAAGGGACTTAAGGAACAAAATTTTGGCGTTTATGAAGGACAACCTCAATATCTTGAACCAGTCATCTCTAAACGACGTGATTTCTTTGTCCCGTTTGGTGGTGAGTCGTGGGTAAGGTTGAGCAGTAGATTAAAAGAGACGCTGATCACAATATGTCAAGACAACGAGACGTATCGGACGCTGTTTTGTGTCAGTCATGGTGCTGCCATATCAACCTTGATGAAATCGGTATCATCTGCTTCTCAAATTGAACAGCTACATGGCATAGGTAATCTTGACATGCTCCATTTTACTTTAGACATGGAGAACATGGAACTCAAAGCAATAGAGAAAATCTCAACGATTTAAAATGACGATAACTTAAAAAGTCGTTGATGAAATAGAGAATAACATGGGGTTATTTGTCAAAAATCAGATTTAAACCATGTGTGTAATCTCATTTTATAGTCTCAATCACTTTAAGTTGACTGTTATACTGGGGTTTACTAAATTAGCTAGCTATCATGAGATTTAGGACTTGAAACTCAGTCGTTTTTTTGGTAAAATAGCTTAGTATTGATTACTTTGGACTGGCAAACAGACCAAGGCAGAAAGGAAATATCGAACATGAAAGCAGACATCCATCCTAATTATGGACCAGTTGTATTTATGGATACTTCAACAGGCTACAAATTCTTGAGCGGTTCTACTAAGAACTCTAAAGAAACTGTTGAGTGGGAAGATGGGAACACTTACCCATTGATCCGTGTGGAAACATCATCAGATTCACACCCATTCTACACTGGTAAAGCTAAATTCACACAAGCCGACGGCCGTGTGGACCGTTTCAACAAAAAATACAACCTGTAAGTTTTGTTACTGTCTATCGAGCGCAAGTGAAGATAGCACAGCTACGGTTTATAAAAGTGCGCTTGAGCGCATTTTTTTTATGTCACGATTATCCTTGGAAAATGGCAAGAGGCTATCCCGTCAAAAAACGGGTATGATATGATGCCATGCCATAGGTTTACAAAAGTCCTTACTTAGCAATAAAGTCACACTAGATGATTTAGAATATATAGGAAGTCTACGACATGTTGATTAAAATATTTAACCATACCAAACTTACAGAAACGCCATTTTTTCAGGCATTAATTGCATTTTTAGCAAGTCATGAAGATGTGACCTTACGAAGCATAAAAGCGGCTTTTAACAGTGAGAAAAATTTAGAACGTCAAATCGAAAATTTTGTCCAAGCAGGTCTTATTTCACGTCTTGATAAGCGCTACACCAACAACTTTCAAGTTTTTGGAGATGAAGACTTTGCCCTTAACTTACCTGTGTCAGTACCCAAAACACTTGTCTTTGCAGACCCATTCTTTGTGGAAGCGGGGTCTGAGCTGATGGCTGCACTCAATGCCTCTCAAATGCAACAGACACTGTCAAATCAGACAAACTCAATTCAGTTACATCTAACATCTAATTTTGCAAGAACAGATGATAGCCTGGCGAATTATTTTTATCATGTGGAGAAACGTGTAACACTTTCAGTAGTTGAACAAGAGGTATTTGACTTAATTGGGGATATTGACCCAGAATATGCACTCAAATATATGACAACCTTTCTCTTGAAGTTCCTGAAAAAGGATATTGTTAAAAATAAAAAACCTGATATTTTTGTTCAGGCACTGATCGTATTTGGTTATATTCACTTAGTTTCAGAAGATAATTATCAGTCGGCGCTACCCATTATCGATCAAACCTTCGACACGGTTTCTTTTGATGCGCCAAAGGCATTTATCGCCGAACAACTCAAGCAAAGAGAACAGGTCGAAAATTTTATGTCTCTTTGACAATTTATTCTTGTCAAAACCCCTAAATTTGGGTAAAATAGAAAGGTAGTTGAATTGCTTCATTTTTAGATGTTCTTTGCCTTACCTTGATCAGAAATGATAGGTGATTAAGTGGGAATAGGCTAACATCTAAAAGGTTAAGCTATCTTCGCCGATTTAGCTCAGTTGGTAGAGCAGCTCACTCGTAACGAGCAGGTCGCAGGTTCGATTCCTACAATCGGCATGAGCAGGTATCATGCTATACCTATTCGTGTCATCAAGCAAGTTGCCGGAATAGCTCAGTCGGTAGAGCAGCACCATGGTAAGGTGAAGGTCGTCAGTTCGATTCTGATTTCTGGCATTACAGGATATTTTTTACATAACTTATTATCGTATTATATTAGCTTATTTATGCTCGAAATTGGTCGAGCGTCTCTACTTGACACCGTAATGTCAAACAATAAGCAAAGAGAGGATCTCTTTGCGTTTTGGCGTGAAGTTTTTTTTATTTCTAGAAAGTTGGATATGGACTCTTTAATCTCAAGAATTAAGCAAGATGGCACTGTTTTAGGAGCAGACATACTCAAAGTCGATAGCTTTTTAACCCATCAGGTTGACCCTAAGTTGATGCGTCAAATCGGTAAAGTCTTTGCGGAAAAGTTCAAAGATGCAGGTATCACTAAAGTGGTGACGATAGAAGCGAGTGGTAATGTCCCTGCTGCCTATGTCGCAGAAGAACTCGATGTGCCCATGATCTTTGCCAAGAAAGCAAAAAATGTGACCATGACGGATGAGCTTTTAACGGCAGATGTTTATTCTTTTACTAAGAAAATCACGTCAACGATCCAAATTTCTCGGAAATTTTTATCTGAAACTGACAATGTTTTGGTTATAGATGATTTTCTAGCTAACGGGCAAGCTGCTCTTGGCTTGATCAGCATTTTAAAAGCTGCAAATACAAAAATCTCTGGTGTCGGTATTGTGATTGAAAAATCGTTTCAAACTGGCCGTGCCTTGGTGGAAGAAACTGGCATACCTGTTTACAGCTTGGCTAGAATTGCTGGATTTGATCAAGGTCAAGTCGTCTTCACGGAGGCTGACCTTTAATGACCAATCAAAACCAAGAAATGAAACACTCAAAGTCAGCTGTTTTAGGCTTGCAACATCTCTTAGCCATGTATTCAGGATCGATTCTCGTACCGATTATGATTGCCGGTGCACTCGGTTACTCCTCTAAAGAGTTGACCTACTTGATTTCGACAGATATATTCATGTGTGGTGTTGCGACATTCCTACAACTTCAGGTGAACAAATATTTTGGGATTGGCTTACCCGTTGTCCTCGGTGTTGCCTTCCAATCGGTTGCTCCCCTATCTATCATAGGTGCAAAACTGGGATCAGGTGCCATATTTGGGTCTATCATTGTATCAGGGATTATCGTCATCCTCATCTCTGGTGTGTTTTCAAAAGTACGCAAATTCTTTCCGCCACTCGTCACAGGTAGTGTGATTACGACAATCGGTCTGACCTTGGTGCCAGTAGCGATGGGGAACATGGGCAATAATGTGCCTAAACCACAGCTTTCTAGTGTCATACTTGCTGTCTTGACCATCTTGATTATCTTAGTCATTCATGCTCTGACGACAGGCTTCATTCGCTCCATCGCCATTTTAATCGGCCTGATTGTTGGGACGATTGTTGCAGTATTTATGGGTATCGTTGATTTCTCTCCGATTGCGCAAGCACCCATCGTACATGTGCCAACGCCATTTTTCTTTGGTAAGCCAATATTTGATTTATCCTCTATTTTGATGATGACCATCATTTCTTTAGTGTCTATGGTCGAATCAACAGGTGTCTATCTGGCGCTTTCAGATATTACTGGCGAGGAAATTACAGAAACACGTTTAAGAAATGGCTACCGTGCAGAAGGATTTGCCGTTGCCCTAGGTGGTATCTTTAATACTTTTCCCTATACAGGATTTTCACAAAATGTTGGCTTAGTCCAATTATCAGGGATCAAGACACGACGCCCGATTTTCTATACAGCAGGTTTTCTTGTTTTACTAGGCCTACTACCTAAGTTCGGGGCCGTCGCACAAATTATCCCTAGTCCTGTTTTGGGTGGTGCTATGCTTGTCATGTTTGGTATGGTCACGATTCAAGGAATTCGCATGTTAGGGCAAGTTAATTTTAATAATGAGCATAATCTCTTGATTGCGGCCATGTCAGTTGCCGCAGGTGTTGGCTTTAACGGCACAAACCTCTTTCAAGCATTGCCTACCACCGT
Proteins encoded in this region:
- a CDS encoding ABC transporter ATP-binding protein; translation: MGEYRKAIKFFWNYFKKFKLSLLLIAVTVIVATYLQVKAPVYIGNALTELVQWVTDFFKHQGAEKAVASFNGHIPAELPQAMASQLAKNGLPTDVSKLVDLAKHVPEKTAFFHVMWQLLIAYVFMTVAMLMYEVLFGRIVSHSTNSMRKGLFGKLERLTVSFFDRHKDGDILSRFTSDLDNIQNSLNQSLVQIVTQAAMFIGVLIMMFRQNVTLAWVTIASTPIALLLVIVIIRQAKKYIDLQQEEVGHLNAYMDEKISGQKVIIVEGLEQDAIDGFIAQNDKVRKATFKGQVYSGMLMPMLNGMSFVNLAIVIFAGSMIALNDASMSNAVALGLVVMFVQYSQQYYQPLMQISSSFSQLQMAITGAHRLQEMFDEKEEVRPENGLVFDDIKEGVQIEHIDFSYLPGKPVLNDVSIDVKKGQMVAVVGPTGSGKTTIMNLMNRFYDVDSGSIKFDGVDIREMDLDSLRRGVGIVLQDSVLFSGTIRDNIRFGFDATDEAVITAAKTTHIHEFIESLPDKYDTLVDDDESVFSTGQKQQISIARTILTNPKLLILDEATSNVDTVTEEQIQWAMEAAIAGRTSFVIAHRLKTILNADKIVVLKDGVVIEEGNHHELLQIPDGFYSELYHNQFVFE
- a CDS encoding type B 50S ribosomal protein L31 → MKADIHPNYGPVVFMDTSTGYKFLSGSTKNSKETVEWEDGNTYPLIRVETSSDSHPFYTGKAKFTQADGRVDRFNKKYNL
- a CDS encoding UDP-N-acetylglucosamine 1-carboxyvinyltransferase; protein product: MKKIVINGGKRISGEVTISGAKNSVVALIPATILADDIVTLEGVPDISDVASLIEILEIMGAKVARDIAAGVVVIDPRGVESKPLPYGKINSLRASYYFNGSLLGKFGEATVGLPGGCDLGPRPIDLHIKAFEALGARMTFKENAMHLTTDGVRLKAATIFMDMVSVGATINTMLAAVKAEGRTIIENAAREPEIIDVATLLNNMGAKVRGAGTDVIRIDGVEKLGGARHTVIPDRIEAGTYLSIAAAFGDGVIVNNVIYEHLESFIAKLEEMGVKLIIRDDSIEVLKSENLKAVTIKTVPYPGFATDLQQPITPLLLMTNGRGKIIDTIYEKRVNHAAELARMGATISANNGEVSYHAPNVLSGAEVVATDLRAGAALVNAGIIASGETKISNVEFILRGYDNIIEKMTALGVDIKLVDEN
- a CDS encoding histidine phosphatase family protein gives rise to the protein MIRDIYMIRHGETLFNVQGRTQGWSDSPLTLNGINQAKRSKTFFENFPVKFDAYFSSTSERACDTLELIFPDTPYRQLKGLKEQNFGVYEGQPQYLEPVISKRRDFFVPFGGESWVRLSSRLKETLITICQDNETYRTLFCVSHGAAISTLMKSVSSASQIEQLHGIGNLDMLHFTLDMENMELKAIEKISTI
- a CDS encoding DUF1803 domain-containing protein, whose amino-acid sequence is MLIKIFNHTKLTETPFFQALIAFLASHEDVTLRSIKAAFNSEKNLERQIENFVQAGLISRLDKRYTNNFQVFGDEDFALNLPVSVPKTLVFADPFFVEAGSELMAALNASQMQQTLSNQTNSIQLHLTSNFARTDDSLANYFYHVEKRVTLSVVEQEVFDLIGDIDPEYALKYMTTFLLKFLKKDIVKNKKPDIFVQALIVFGYIHLVSEDNYQSALPIIDQTFDTVSFDAPKAFIAEQLKQREQVENFMSL
- a CDS encoding IS30 family transposase translates to MQDHYNTRCKELTYPERQCIERWHNKDKLSNRQIALLLGKAPQTINNEVLLGLVQLKTKTKYSSRRAQELHKVNKQHCGRKSKLSSDLNQKISEGVRDKQSLEVILQSFIGLVCLKTLYNWLEKGWLDVKYHELLYPHYKKAKKLRKTQPKRPFGLSIEERPEEINNRSGFGHWEIDTVILTRAKNECLLTLTERVTRFEVIRLIPDKSARSVNTALQSLQEQLVFKSITSDNGREFAKLGEAVTCPVYYCHAYASFERGTNENHNRMIRRFLPKGTIKTTSQEVAKIETWMNNYPRKMFKYRTPSQMLQGG
- a CDS encoding nucleobase:cation symporter-2 family protein, yielding MTNQNQEMKHSKSAVLGLQHLLAMYSGSILVPIMIAGALGYSSKELTYLISTDIFMCGVATFLQLQVNKYFGIGLPVVLGVAFQSVAPLSIIGAKLGSGAIFGSIIVSGIIVILISGVFSKVRKFFPPLVTGSVITTIGLTLVPVAMGNMGNNVPKPQLSSVILAVLTILIILVIHALTTGFIRSIAILIGLIVGTIVAVFMGIVDFSPIAQAPIVHVPTPFFFGKPIFDLSSILMMTIISLVSMVESTGVYLALSDITGEEITETRLRNGYRAEGFAVALGGIFNTFPYTGFSQNVGLVQLSGIKTRRPIFYTAGFLVLLGLLPKFGAVAQIIPSPVLGGAMLVMFGMVTIQGIRMLGQVNFNNEHNLLIAAMSVAAGVGFNGTNLFQALPTTVAMFLNNGIVIATLVAIILNIVFNHKEIK
- a CDS encoding xanthine phosphoribosyltransferase — encoded protein: MDSLISRIKQDGTVLGADILKVDSFLTHQVDPKLMRQIGKVFAEKFKDAGITKVVTIEASGNVPAAYVAEELDVPMIFAKKAKNVTMTDELLTADVYSFTKKITSTIQISRKFLSETDNVLVIDDFLANGQAALGLISILKAANTKISGVGIVIEKSFQTGRALVEETGIPVYSLARIAGFDQGQVVFTEADL